In the Deinococcus aerolatus genome, one interval contains:
- a CDS encoding glycosyltransferase, whose protein sequence is MSDFSVIIPARNEAAYLPLTLRALEAQHKAPAEVIVVDNGSTDGTPDVARAWGARVLHCTQPGVARARQWGLEAARTDWVATTDADSLPSPQWLQRLDAAAPRRVALYGPMGFCGVAPHWSWLSQQAYSGFLHGCRVVGKPNLAGANMAFSRQAALLAGGYPEVEAYEDVMLGQALAQLGTVAYVPGALVQTSARRLDRGALPFAWQHLRNITGHTRGYFDSEHPDPPR, encoded by the coding sequence GTGTCCGATTTCTCGGTGATCATTCCGGCCCGCAATGAGGCGGCGTACCTGCCCCTGACCCTGCGGGCGCTGGAGGCGCAGCACAAGGCCCCCGCCGAGGTGATCGTGGTGGACAACGGCAGCACCGATGGCACGCCCGACGTGGCGCGGGCCTGGGGCGCGCGGGTGCTGCACTGCACGCAGCCGGGCGTGGCCCGCGCCCGGCAGTGGGGCCTGGAGGCCGCCCGCACCGACTGGGTGGCCACCACCGACGCGGACTCGTTGCCCAGCCCGCAGTGGCTGCAACGCCTGGACGCCGCCGCGCCGCGCCGGGTGGCCCTGTACGGTCCAATGGGCTTTTGTGGCGTGGCCCCGCACTGGAGCTGGCTGTCGCAGCAGGCCTACAGCGGCTTTCTGCACGGCTGCCGGGTGGTGGGCAAGCCCAATCTGGCCGGGGCCAACATGGCGTTCTCGCGTCAGGCGGCGCTGCTGGCCGGCGGGTACCCGGAGGTCGAGGCCTACGAGGACGTGATGCTGGGCCAGGCCCTGGCCCAGCTGGGCACGGTGGCCTACGTGCCGGGCGCGCTGGTGCAGACCAGTGCCCGCCGCCTGGACCGGGGCGCGCTGCCCTTCGCGTGGCAGCACCTGCGCAACATCACCGGTCATACGCGAGGGTACTTTGATTCGGAACACCCAGACCCGCCGCGTTAA
- a CDS encoding MFS transporter — MGAVTSWQDRLPVKPGTLPGLLVAALVLACSEFVRSGLYGAYLPQATGTLLGLPRTDAVAVAATAFTLHFITDTAMRGPAGAMISRFGARTVMFAGAALSLLALAGMAASHTAWTLLLAAALHGIGFSAMWPGAMNLTADATRDTHKGRAVTAMSLGVMPLIGGGFLLLGALAERPRAVVFTIMLSVLATALLAALFVPDRLRRAAADRPPDRRARLKTALGALAPLFPAAFMQTLTMTLLGPLLFTLYRDLGLTYWGMVALLGTGGAVAFGSLPLTGRVADGGRARLAVTLGFTLLALGLGGIATTPPMWALFVLAALVGLGYAFIMPGWAALVTGRLPEAERPAAWGALMTVENVGTSLGPLLGALAYRLLGPTGPFITGACLSLLTALGYVLFRHLLTTRPDETALESRA, encoded by the coding sequence ATGGGCGCCGTGACCTCCTGGCAGGACCGCCTGCCTGTCAAACCCGGCACCCTACCGGGTCTGCTGGTGGCGGCGCTGGTGCTGGCGTGTTCGGAGTTCGTCCGCAGCGGGCTGTACGGGGCGTACCTGCCGCAGGCCACCGGCACGCTGCTGGGCCTGCCCCGGACCGACGCGGTGGCGGTGGCCGCCACGGCCTTTACCCTGCACTTCATCACGGACACGGCCATGCGTGGCCCGGCCGGGGCCATGATCAGCCGCTTCGGGGCGCGGACGGTGATGTTTGCGGGGGCGGCCCTCTCGCTGCTGGCGCTGGCTGGGATGGCCGCCTCACACACCGCGTGGACGCTGCTGCTGGCGGCGGCGCTGCACGGCATCGGGTTCAGCGCCATGTGGCCGGGGGCCATGAACCTGACCGCCGACGCCACCCGGGACACCCACAAGGGCCGCGCGGTCACGGCCATGAGCCTGGGCGTGATGCCGTTGATCGGCGGCGGGTTCCTGCTGCTGGGAGCGCTGGCCGAACGCCCACGCGCCGTGGTGTTCACCATCATGCTGTCGGTGCTGGCCACGGCGCTGCTGGCAGCCCTGTTCGTCCCGGACCGGTTGCGCCGCGCCGCCGCCGACCGCCCGCCGGACCGGCGGGCCCGGCTAAAGACGGCGCTGGGTGCCCTGGCCCCGCTGTTTCCGGCGGCCTTCATGCAGACCCTGACCATGACCCTGCTGGGGCCGCTGCTGTTCACGCTGTACCGCGATCTGGGTCTGACGTACTGGGGCATGGTGGCGCTGCTGGGCACCGGCGGGGCCGTGGCCTTCGGCAGCCTGCCGCTGACCGGCCGGGTGGCCGACGGGGGCCGCGCCCGGCTGGCGGTCACGCTGGGCTTCACGCTGCTGGCGCTGGGCCTGGGCGGCATTGCGACCACGCCGCCGATGTGGGCGCTGTTCGTTCTGGCCGCGCTGGTGGGCCTGGGCTACGCCTTTATCATGCCCGGCTGGGCCGCGCTGGTCACCGGCCGCCTGCCCGAGGCCGAGCGCCCCGCCGCCTGGGGGGCCCTGATGACCGTGGAGAACGTGGGTACCTCGCTGGGGCCGCTGCTGGGAGCCCTGGCCTACCGCCTGTTGGGACCGACCGGGCCGTTCATCACCGGCGCGTGCCTGTCGCTGCTGACCGCGCTGGGCTACGTGCTGTTCCGGCACCTGCTGACCACCCGGCCCGACGAAACGGCGCTGGAGAGCCGGGCGTAG
- a CDS encoding polysaccharide deacetylase family protein has protein sequence MGRGAGCGRFPVRFLLASTLGLLGAALVADVLGRAAGWGALGRGPRASGRVALTFDDGPSSRTPELLAVLARHGARATFFVTAPACAAHPALLRTLLEGTHQLEAHGRWHRHALLLTPWREWAQLRWHPRAAAPGPLLYRPPYGGHSPLTRVLARLARRQIVLWDVEGRDWTGADAATLAAQALARVRSGSVVLLHDGPAVTPELLKLLLDGLEERGLQPVILAELPAQRIGLRQGLQRVWASYGG, from the coding sequence GTGGGCAGGGGAGCTGGTTGCGGGCGGTTCCCGGTACGGTTCCTGCTGGCCTCTACGCTGGGGCTGCTGGGGGCCGCGCTGGTGGCTGACGTGCTGGGCCGCGCCGCCGGCTGGGGGGCGCTGGGCCGTGGCCCCCGTGCCTCAGGCCGGGTCGCGCTGACCTTCGACGATGGGCCCTCGTCGCGCACGCCGGAGCTGCTCGCGGTGCTGGCCCGGCACGGTGCCCGCGCCACCTTCTTCGTCACCGCGCCGGCCTGCGCGGCCCATCCCGCCCTGTTGCGGACGCTGCTGGAGGGTACCCACCAGCTGGAGGCACACGGGCGCTGGCACCGCCACGCGCTGCTGCTGACACCGTGGCGCGAGTGGGCGCAGCTGCGGTGGCATCCCCGCGCCGCGGCACCGGGGCCGCTGCTGTACCGCCCGCCCTACGGGGGCCACAGCCCGTTGACCCGCGTGCTGGCGCGGCTGGCCCGGCGGCAGATCGTCCTGTGGGACGTGGAGGGCCGCGACTGGACGGGGGCCGACGCGGCCACGCTGGCGGCGCAGGCCCTGGCCCGCGTCCGTTCCGGCAGTGTGGTGCTGCTGCACGACGGCCCGGCGGTCACCCCCGAACTGCTGAAGCTTTTGCTGGATGGACTTGAGGAACGTGGATTGCAGCCCGTCATTCTGGCTGAGTTGCCCGCGCAACGCATCGGGCTGCGGCAGGGATTGCAGCGGGTGTGGGCCAGCTACGGGGGTTGA
- a CDS encoding NUDIX hydrolase yields MIRLALPPQATQVGLAVDVAAFAMHGGELRVLLVQRGELPHARDWALPGGFVQPGEELHEAALRELRTETTVQLEPRHLEQFYTFGEVGRDPRGRIVSVAHLAVLPHGTVSVSGGGHTLGAEWLSAHHPPRLAFDHQTILTRALLRLQLRLEYANLALEFLPDTFTLPELQGVYEAILNRQLDKRNFRKRLLAQGILTPSGERRSGVGRPAQVYRRAKNVRVAAL; encoded by the coding sequence ATGATCCGCCTTGCCCTGCCCCCACAAGCCACGCAGGTGGGACTGGCGGTGGACGTTGCGGCATTTGCCATGCACGGCGGCGAGTTGCGCGTCCTGCTGGTACAGCGCGGCGAGTTGCCACACGCGCGGGACTGGGCGCTGCCCGGCGGCTTCGTGCAGCCCGGCGAGGAACTGCACGAGGCGGCCCTGCGCGAACTGCGGACCGAGACCACCGTGCAGCTCGAACCGCGCCACCTGGAGCAGTTCTACACCTTCGGCGAGGTGGGCCGTGACCCCCGTGGCCGCATCGTGAGCGTGGCGCATCTGGCGGTGCTGCCGCACGGCACGGTGAGCGTCAGCGGCGGCGGCCACACCCTGGGCGCGGAGTGGCTCAGCGCCCACCACCCGCCCCGCCTCGCCTTCGATCACCAGACGATCCTGACGCGGGCGCTGCTGCGCCTGCAACTGCGGCTGGAGTACGCCAATCTGGCGCTGGAATTCCTGCCCGATACCTTTACCCTGCCGGAACTGCAGGGCGTGTACGAGGCGATCCTCAACCGCCAGCTGGACAAGCGCAACTTCCGCAAACGCCTGCTGGCCCAGGGCATCCTGACCCCCAGCGGCGAGCGGCGCAGCGGCGTGGGCCGGCCCGCGCAGGTGTACCGGCGGGCCAAGAACGTGCGGGTGGCGGCGTTGTAA
- a CDS encoding amylo-alpha-1,6-glucosidase, with protein sequence MSGPFPTATPPAHTHHFGPLRARDPDLEVLLTDGLGGFALSSVAGVPTRCYSGLVVSQQPPVQRFTHLVSPLEVLTVGGQRHTLHALELAPGVFEGRGLEVLSGVTLRDLLPERVQQVAGVRLTRQMVSPAHAGAAVYLYTVEAREAVTLTLGGYFVNRDMHHVHTGAPDLEFRAEGSQVTVRGERTTRLRLHLPEAPHATDAQLTALPPRPFPQRVYYRHDAARGEPDHDHALGAALWEVAFPAGGGQVALVVQGIAGTTPEIPDPWLAHAQEAARRRDLAERAQRTCGVADGLVATLAVAADAYLVRRSSPAGAGTSVIAGYPWFADWGRDAMISLTGLTLLTGRLTEARDLLHTFLTTLRRGLIPNHFHEDGQGAGYNTVDGALWLAVALERYVTASGDLEFARAALPRLRELLDWHVRGTDHGIRADPADGLLLAGEAGVQLTWMDVKIADWVVTPRHGKPVEIQGLWLAALGAETRLSGVLGEPPAFAAAQAQARRSFGQFWNGQQFADVLGPDGILDPSVRPNAALALALPDTPATPAQVEAAVRQTGAELQTPLGLHTLAPQDPRYRGNYGGPQVLRDAAYHQGTVWPWPLTAHLELLLSRGEVTPARAALGGLSGHVWEAGVGHVSEVFSGDALLPGGCPFQAWSVAEMLRGHALVSQAEAGQARTRKSG encoded by the coding sequence ATGAGCGGCCCTTTTCCCACTGCCACCCCCCCCGCCCACACCCACCACTTCGGCCCCCTGCGCGCCCGTGACCCCGACCTGGAGGTGCTGCTGACCGACGGCCTGGGCGGTTTCGCGCTGTCCAGCGTGGCCGGGGTGCCGACGCGCTGCTACTCGGGGCTGGTGGTCAGCCAGCAGCCGCCGGTGCAGCGCTTCACGCATCTGGTGTCGCCGCTGGAGGTGCTGACGGTGGGCGGGCAGCGCCACACCCTGCATGCCCTGGAACTGGCGCCGGGTGTGTTCGAGGGGCGCGGGCTGGAGGTCCTGAGCGGCGTGACCCTGCGTGACCTGCTGCCCGAACGGGTGCAGCAGGTGGCCGGCGTGCGGCTGACGCGGCAGATGGTCAGTCCGGCCCACGCGGGCGCGGCAGTCTACCTGTACACGGTGGAGGCGCGGGAGGCGGTCACGCTGACGCTGGGCGGCTACTTCGTGAACCGCGACATGCACCACGTCCACACCGGAGCGCCCGACCTGGAATTCAGGGCAGAGGGTTCACAGGTCACGGTGCGCGGCGAGCGGACCACGCGGCTGCGGCTGCACCTGCCGGAAGCGCCGCACGCCACAGACGCACAGCTCACGGCCCTGCCCCCCCGGCCCTTTCCCCAGCGCGTGTACTACCGCCACGACGCGGCGCGCGGCGAACCCGATCACGACCACGCGCTGGGCGCGGCGCTGTGGGAGGTGGCCTTCCCGGCAGGCGGCGGACAGGTGGCGCTGGTGGTCCAGGGAATAGCAGGCACCACGCCCGAGATCCCCGATCCCTGGCTGGCCCACGCGCAGGAGGCCGCCCGCCGCCGTGACCTGGCAGAGCGGGCGCAGCGGACCTGCGGGGTGGCCGACGGGCTGGTGGCGACGCTGGCGGTGGCGGCCGACGCCTATCTGGTCCGCCGCAGCAGCCCGGCAGGGGCAGGCACCAGCGTCATCGCGGGCTACCCGTGGTTCGCCGACTGGGGCCGCGACGCCATGATCTCGCTGACCGGCCTGACCCTGCTCACGGGCCGCCTGACCGAGGCCCGTGACCTGCTGCACACCTTCCTGACCACCCTGCGGCGCGGTCTGATTCCCAACCACTTTCACGAGGACGGCCAGGGCGCGGGCTACAACACGGTGGACGGAGCGCTGTGGCTGGCGGTGGCGCTGGAACGGTACGTGACCGCCAGCGGCGATCTGGAGTTTGCACGCGCCGCGCTGCCCCGGCTGCGCGAATTGCTGGACTGGCATGTGCGCGGCACCGATCACGGCATCCGTGCCGATCCGGCAGACGGCCTGCTGCTGGCTGGGGAAGCGGGCGTGCAACTGACCTGGATGGACGTGAAGATCGCGGACTGGGTGGTCACGCCCCGCCACGGCAAGCCGGTAGAGATTCAGGGGCTGTGGCTCGCGGCGCTGGGCGCGGAGACGCGGCTCTCGGGGGTGCTGGGCGAACCGCCAGCCTTTGCCGCAGCGCAGGCACAGGCCCGCCGCAGCTTCGGGCAGTTCTGGAACGGCCAGCAGTTCGCCGACGTGTTGGGGCCGGACGGCATCCTGGACCCCAGCGTGCGCCCCAACGCCGCGCTGGCCCTGGCACTGCCGGACACGCCCGCCACCCCCGCGCAGGTGGAGGCCGCCGTCCGGCAGACCGGGGCCGAACTGCAGACGCCGCTGGGCCTGCACACCCTCGCGCCGCAGGACCCGCGCTACCGGGGCAACTACGGCGGCCCGCAGGTGCTGCGCGACGCCGCATACCACCAGGGTACCGTGTGGCCCTGGCCGCTGACCGCGCACCTGGAACTGCTGCTGTCGCGCGGCGAGGTGACCCCGGCTCGCGCCGCACTGGGCGGCCTGAGCGGCCACGTCTGGGAGGCGGGCGTCGGCCACGTCTCGGAGGTGTTCAGCGGCGACGCGCTGCTGCCGGGCGGCTGCCCCTTCCAGGCCTGGAGCGTGGCCGAGATGCTGCGCGGGCACGCACTGGTCTCGCAGGCTGAGGCCGGGCAGGCCAGGACCCGAAAGTCGGGCTAA
- the infC gene encoding translation initiation factor IF-3, whose product MMNIAKDHKVNEQIRVRQIRLIGGEGEQVGIIDTRDAMNMAREAGLDLVMVSPQAVPPVCRLLDYGRFRYEQQQNERENRKRARGQEVKAIKFRVKIDAHDFKTKTGHVRRFLEDGHKVKVTIMFRGRERTHPELGERILVRVAETLADIGVPESNPSMMGMDMNMIMTPRVAPAPKKERGDDDSDGAATPAQPAQSQPAQAQPAAASEAPQAEAPATDARTDAPAEAPASA is encoded by the coding sequence GTGATGAACATAGCGAAAGATCACAAGGTCAATGAGCAGATTCGCGTCCGGCAGATTCGTCTGATCGGCGGGGAAGGCGAGCAGGTGGGCATTATCGACACGCGCGATGCGATGAACATGGCGCGTGAGGCGGGGCTGGACCTGGTGATGGTCAGTCCGCAGGCCGTGCCGCCCGTGTGTCGCCTGCTCGATTATGGCCGCTTCCGCTACGAGCAGCAGCAGAACGAACGAGAAAACCGCAAGCGTGCGCGTGGTCAGGAAGTCAAGGCCATCAAGTTCCGGGTCAAGATCGACGCGCACGACTTCAAGACCAAGACCGGGCATGTGCGCCGCTTCCTGGAAGACGGCCACAAGGTCAAGGTCACCATCATGTTCCGTGGCCGCGAGCGCACCCACCCGGAACTGGGCGAACGCATCCTGGTGCGCGTGGCCGAGACCCTGGCCGACATCGGCGTGCCGGAAAGCAACCCCAGCATGATGGGCATGGACATGAACATGATCATGACCCCCAGGGTGGCGCCCGCCCCCAAGAAGGAGCGCGGCGACGACGACAGCGATGGTGCGGCCACCCCGGCCCAGCCTGCCCAGTCGCAGCCTGCTCAGGCCCAGCCCGCCGCCGCGTCCGAAGCCCCGCAGGCCGAGGCCCCGGCCACGGACGCCAGGACGGACGCGCCCGCCGAGGCCCCCGCCTCCGCGTAA
- a CDS encoding glutaredoxin domain-containing protein, whose product MIKMYTTTWCPDCHATKRALSSKGLAFEEINIEQDEQAAEYVMSVNGGRRSVPTLVSGDVAHSLSGFRPQKLDVFLAEAGL is encoded by the coding sequence ATGATCAAGATGTACACCACCACCTGGTGCCCCGACTGCCACGCCACCAAGCGCGCCCTGAGCAGCAAGGGGCTGGCCTTCGAGGAAATCAACATCGAGCAGGACGAGCAGGCCGCCGAGTACGTCATGAGCGTTAACGGGGGCCGACGCAGCGTGCCCACCCTGGTCAGCGGCGACGTGGCCCACAGCCTCAGCGGCTTTCGCCCGCAGAAACTGGACGTCTTCCTGGCCGAGGCTGGGCTGTAG
- a CDS encoding serine hydrolase domain-containing protein produces MSLLETVRHVAPYLERWLEYGRDFQRIPGVQVAVRVGDELATSFALGQANEDTGEALTTRHLFRIASHSKTFTATAIFQLVEAGKLRLDDTAGHWLPELQGSSAADMTVRALLGHQSGINRDGADSDYWQQMHAFPDRQILLDFARAEAVFPQNQHFKYSNIGYGLLGLIVEAASDESYGDYIQTHITGPLELSDLGAELPPEREAELATGHGARLFGNDARRTLPSSDTRALAAATGFYGTAEALTAYWARHALGRDGLLSDASKRLMARRESEITKPTRRGYGLGLILDEIGGRTLVGHSGGFPGHITQSWLDPRTGLSVSVLTNTLGGPATEWAGNLIRLIDLAHENAEKTADTAHDLDSFTGRFANAWGLFDIVNLGGRLVALTPLGDPSVSAVQLTVQDANTLCPEPEGGFGSVGEAYHFGRTENGEIQWVRQGGGRSWPLAAFLAGVE; encoded by the coding sequence ATGAGCCTTCTGGAAACCGTCCGGCACGTCGCCCCCTACCTGGAACGCTGGCTGGAATACGGGCGAGACTTTCAGCGCATTCCCGGCGTGCAGGTGGCCGTGCGCGTGGGCGACGAGCTGGCAACGTCGTTCGCGCTGGGGCAGGCCAACGAGGACACCGGCGAGGCGCTGACCACCCGGCACCTGTTCCGCATCGCCTCGCATTCCAAGACCTTCACGGCCACCGCCATCTTTCAACTGGTGGAGGCCGGAAAGCTGCGCCTGGACGACACGGCGGGCCACTGGCTGCCGGAACTGCAAGGCTCATCCGCCGCCGACATGACCGTGCGGGCGCTGCTGGGCCACCAGTCCGGCATCAACCGCGACGGGGCCGACAGCGACTACTGGCAGCAGATGCACGCCTTTCCGGATCGGCAGATATTGCTGGACTTTGCCCGCGCCGAGGCGGTGTTTCCGCAGAACCAGCACTTCAAATACTCCAACATCGGCTACGGCCTGCTGGGCCTGATTGTGGAGGCGGCGAGTGACGAGAGCTACGGCGACTACATCCAGACCCACATCACCGGCCCGCTGGAGCTGAGTGACCTGGGCGCAGAACTGCCCCCCGAGCGCGAGGCCGAGCTGGCCACCGGCCACGGCGCACGCCTGTTTGGCAACGATGCCCGCCGCACGCTGCCGTCCTCCGACACCCGCGCGCTGGCGGCGGCCACCGGCTTCTACGGCACCGCCGAGGCGCTGACCGCCTACTGGGCGCGGCACGCCCTGGGCCGTGACGGTCTGCTCTCGGACGCCTCCAAACGCCTGATGGCGCGGCGCGAGTCAGAAATCACCAAACCCACCCGGCGCGGCTACGGCCTGGGCCTGATTCTGGACGAGATCGGCGGACGCACGCTGGTGGGCCACTCCGGGGGCTTTCCCGGCCACATCACGCAGTCGTGGCTTGATCCCAGGACCGGACTGTCGGTCTCAGTGCTGACCAACACGCTGGGCGGCCCGGCCACCGAATGGGCGGGCAACCTGATCCGTTTAATCGATCTGGCGCACGAGAACGCAGAGAAGACGGCGGACACCGCGCACGATCTGGACTCCTTCACCGGACGCTTTGCCAACGCCTGGGGCCTGTTCGACATCGTGAATCTGGGCGGACGGCTGGTGGCCCTGACCCCGCTGGGTGACCCGTCCGTCAGCGCCGTGCAATTGACCGTGCAGGACGCCAATACCCTGTGCCCGGAACCGGAGGGCGGCTTCGGCTCGGTGGGCGAGGCGTACCACTTCGGGCGCACGGAGAACGGAGAGATCCAGTGGGTGCGCCAGGGCGGCGGGCGCTCCTGGCCGCTGGCGGCGTTCCTGGCGGGAGTGGAATAG
- a CDS encoding DUF488 domain-containing protein: MTALPTLLTIGYEGAQMDAFLDTLAAHGVTVLVDTRERAQSRRPGYSKTALGLALAERGIDYRHLRSLGTPPTLRKMYRLDRDFAAMKAGYTLHLATQTDALEELGALAARERVCLLCYEANAQECHRSLITERLQKMELVGAVEDLTVRAA, translated from the coding sequence ATGACCGCCCTGCCCACGCTGCTGACCATCGGCTATGAAGGTGCCCAGATGGACGCCTTTCTGGACACGCTGGCCGCGCACGGCGTCACCGTACTGGTGGACACCCGCGAACGCGCCCAGAGCCGCCGCCCCGGCTACAGCAAGACCGCGCTGGGGCTGGCGCTTGCGGAGCGCGGCATCGACTATCGCCACCTGCGCTCGCTGGGCACGCCACCCACGCTTCGCAAGATGTACCGGCTGGATAGGGATTTTGCCGCCATGAAGGCCGGGTACACCCTGCACCTCGCCACGCAGACGGACGCGCTGGAGGAACTTGGCGCATTGGCCGCCCGCGAGCGCGTGTGCCTGCTGTGCTACGAGGCGAACGCGCAGGAGTGCCACCGATCCTTGATCACAGAGAGGTTGCAGAAGATGGAACTGGTGGGCGCGGTGGAGGATTTGACGGTTAGGGCGGCTTGA